One Bubalus bubalis isolate 160015118507 breed Murrah chromosome 10, NDDB_SH_1, whole genome shotgun sequence genomic window carries:
- the LOC102412435 gene encoding oocyte-expressed protein homolog isoform X2, producing MAQASRLPESRQSCSSRLWLEHGRQRWRLRGPRGQAAGVPASLATGPDRALVPEMEWMSQALLMVDAVDAGNVVEVTVFARPAVQRQVKTVLLSQASVHREQRARAEKMEQLEEFLKAQAPGPQVPQHPVA from the exons ATGGCCCAGGCTTCGCGCCTCCCGGAGTCCCGCCAGAGCTGCTCTTCTCGCCTGTGGTTGGAGCATGGTCGACAACGCTGGCGACTCCGAGGCCCGCGGGGACAGGCTGCTGGGGTTCCCGCTTCCCTCGCAACGG GGCCAGACCGAGCCTTGGTTCCAGAAATGGAGTGGATGAGCCAGGCCCTGCTGATGGTGGACGCTGTTGACGCTGGGAACGTAGTCGAAGTCACCGTTTTCGCGCGGCCGGCAGTCCAGCGTCAGGTGAAGACCGTGCTTCTGAGCCAGGCGTCGGTGCACCGGGAGCAGCGCGCCCGAG CTGAGAAGATGGAACAACTCGAGGAATTCCTGAAGGCCCAGGCACCAGGTCCCCAGGTGCCCCAGCATCCTGTTGCATGA
- the LOC102412435 gene encoding oocyte-expressed protein homolog isoform X1, with product MVDNAGDSEARGDRLLGFPLPSQRVRIRPWWFPAQELRNPLVFFLEAWLADLIFGPDRALVPEMEWMSQALLMVDAVDAGNVVEVTVFARPAVQRQVKTVLLSQASVHREQRARAEKMEQLEEFLKAQAPGPQVPQHPVA from the exons ATGGTCGACAACGCTGGCGACTCCGAGGCCCGCGGGGACAGGCTGCTGGGGTTCCCGCTTCCCTCGCAACGGGTTCGCATCCGGCCGTGGTGGTTTCCTGCGCAGGAGTTGAGGAATCCGCTGGTGTTCTTCCTGGAGGCGTGGCTGGCCGACTTGATCTTTG GGCCAGACCGAGCCTTGGTTCCAGAAATGGAGTGGATGAGCCAGGCCCTGCTGATGGTGGACGCTGTTGACGCTGGGAACGTAGTCGAAGTCACCGTTTTCGCGCGGCCGGCAGTCCAGCGTCAGGTGAAGACCGTGCTTCTGAGCCAGGCGTCGGTGCACCGGGAGCAGCGCGCCCGAG CTGAGAAGATGGAACAACTCGAGGAATTCCTGAAGGCCCAGGCACCAGGTCCCCAGGTGCCCCAGCATCCTGTTGCATGA